GCGCGTCGGCATCTTCTCCGGCAGCGCGCTCCCCGACGAGGGCACCATGCTCGCCGAGGTCCGCCAGCAGCCCGAGATGAAGGGCGCCGACCTCTCCGCCGAGGTCGCCACCAAGGAGACGTACGTCGTCCCCGCGATCGGCGAGAAGAAGTTCACCGTCGCCGCCGTCGACCTCGGCATCAAGGGCATGACCCCGCACCGGATGGCCGAGCGCGGCATCGAGGTCCACGTGCTGCCCGCCACCGCCACCGTCGAGGACGTCTACGCCGTCAACCCCGACGGCGTGTTCTTCTCCAACGGCCCGGGCGACCCGGCCACCGCCGACGGCCCCGTCGCCGTCATGCGCGCCGTCCTGGAGCGCAGGACGCCGCTCTTCGGCATCTGCTTCGGCAACCAGATCCTCGGCCGCGCGCTCGGCTTCGGCACCTACAAGCTGAAGTACGGCCACCGGGGCATCAACCAGCCCGTCCAGGACCGCACCACCGGCAAGGTCGAGGTCACCGCGCACAACCACGGCTTCGCCGTCGACGCGCCCCTCGACAAGGTCTCCGAGACCCCCTTCGGGCGCGCCGAGGTCTCCCACGTGTGCCTGAACGACAACGTCGTGGAGGGCCTGCAGCTGCTCGACCAGCCGGCCTTCTCCGTCCAGTACCACCCCGAGGCGGCCGCGGGCCCGCACGACGCCGCGTACCTCTTCGACCGCTTCGTATCCCTGATGGAGGCCGAGCGTGCCTAAGCGCACCGATATCCAGTCCGTCCTGGTCATCGGCTCCGGCCCGATCGTCATCGGCCAGGCCGCCGAGTTCGACTACTCCGGCACCCAGGCGTGCCGCATCCTCAAGGCCGAGGGCCTGCGGGTCATCCTGGTGAACTCCAACCCGGCCACGATCATGACCGACCCGGAGATCGCCGACGCCACGTACGTCGAGCCGATCACCCCCGAGTTCGTCGAGAAGATCATCGCCAAGGAGCGCCCCGACGCCCTCCTGCCCACCCTCGGCGGCCAGACCGCGCTCAACACCGCGATCTCCATGCACGAGCAGGGCGTCCTCGAGAAGTACGGCGTCGAGCTCATCGGCGCCAACGTCGAGGCCATCCACAAGGGCGAGGACCGCGACCTCTTCAAGGGCGTCGTCGAGGCCGTCAAGGCCAAGATCGGCTATGGCGAGTCCGCGCGCTCGGTCATCTGCCACTCCATGGACGACGTCCTCAAGGGCGTCGAGACGCTCGGCGGCTACCCCGTCGTCGTGCGCCCCTCCTTCACCATGGGCGGCGCCGGCTCCGGCTTCGCCCACGACGAGGAGGAGCTGCGCCGCATCGCCGGCCAGGGCCTGACGCTCTCCCCGACCACCGAGGTGCTCCTGGAGGAGTCCATCCTCGGCTGGAAGGAGTACGAGCTGGAGCTGATGCGCGACAAGAACGACAACGTCGTGGTCGTCTGCTCCATCGAGAACTTCGACCCGATGGGCGTCCACACCGGTGACTCGATCACCGTCGCCCCGGCGATGACGCTCACCGACCGCGAGTACCAGCGGCTGCGCGACATCGGCATCGCGATCATCCGCGAGGTCGGCGTCGACACCGGCGGCTGCAACATCCAGTTCGCGATCGACCCGGTCGACGGCCGGATCATCGTCATCGAGATGAACCCGCGCGTCTCCCGCTCCTCCGCGC
The DNA window shown above is from Streptomyces showdoensis and carries:
- the carA gene encoding glutamine-hydrolyzing carbamoyl-phosphate synthase small subunit, with the translated sequence MTTSTRGAAKVPAVLVLEDGRIFRGRAYGAVGETFGEAVFSTGMTGYQETLTDPSYHRQVVVMTAPHVGNTGVNDEDPESARIWVAGYVVRDPARVSSNWRAQRSLDEELRQQGVVGIQGIDTRALTRHLRESGAMRVGIFSGSALPDEGTMLAEVRQQPEMKGADLSAEVATKETYVVPAIGEKKFTVAAVDLGIKGMTPHRMAERGIEVHVLPATATVEDVYAVNPDGVFFSNGPGDPATADGPVAVMRAVLERRTPLFGICFGNQILGRALGFGTYKLKYGHRGINQPVQDRTTGKVEVTAHNHGFAVDAPLDKVSETPFGRAEVSHVCLNDNVVEGLQLLDQPAFSVQYHPEAAAGPHDAAYLFDRFVSLMEAERA